A genomic stretch from Ignavibacteriota bacterium includes:
- a CDS encoding TonB family protein: MTARSDDRTSWAVSIGTHALLFLLALLLTVQNEIPPPSEVELLFAAPAAPPDVVAPAPEKRIAPTTPAITPAPAQRRSAAPARTPAARTTPRTPAASAQRAQRTSPTAQRTSPTSGVQSPAQGSNTPPKTAPVPPRPRSMDAVDFAERGSSSGTRGAASDMQTRSNPGVPAGTGQRRETTLPGIEGSTQQRDKPGTPDGSGTQNTGELSATPRAGVSLDWGAGASRTRISGQLPAFPRDAQRSAQVRARFRVRPDGSVYAVTIVQKAAPAFDDAVLAAVRAWRFNRLPANSASGDQEATGVFNFRLQ, encoded by the coding sequence ATGACCGCGCGATCCGACGATAGGACGAGCTGGGCCGTATCCATCGGCACACACGCGCTGCTGTTTCTTCTTGCGCTGCTGCTCACCGTGCAAAATGAGATACCGCCGCCTTCGGAGGTGGAACTGCTTTTTGCCGCTCCTGCCGCCCCCCCTGACGTTGTTGCACCGGCACCAGAAAAACGAATCGCACCCACGACGCCGGCTATCACACCCGCACCAGCACAGCGCCGCAGTGCCGCTCCCGCCCGCACACCCGCGGCACGCACGACACCCCGGACTCCGGCAGCTTCGGCGCAACGCGCACAGCGTACCTCACCCACGGCGCAACGGACGTCGCCGACCTCAGGAGTACAGAGCCCCGCGCAAGGTTCGAACACACCACCCAAGACCGCTCCCGTGCCTCCGCGTCCTCGAAGCATGGATGCCGTCGATTTTGCGGAACGCGGCAGCAGCAGCGGCACGCGCGGTGCAGCAAGCGACATGCAGACGCGATCGAATCCGGGGGTGCCGGCAGGCACCGGTCAGCGCCGCGAAACCACGCTGCCCGGAATCGAGGGGAGCACGCAACAGCGCGACAAACCCGGCACACCCGACGGTTCCGGCACACAAAACACCGGCGAACTGAGCGCCACACCACGCGCCGGCGTGTCGCTGGACTGGGGCGCGGGTGCTTCACGCACACGCATATCGGGCCAGCTCCCGGCATTCCCGCGCGACGCGCAGCGCAGCGCGCAGGTGCGGGCACGTTTCCGCGTCCGCCCCGACGGCAGCGTGTATGCTGTGACCATCGTGCAGAAGGCGGCGCCCGCGTTTGACGACGCAGTGCTCGCGGCAGTGCGCGCGTGGCGCTTCAATCGCCTACCCGCGAACAGCGCTTCGGGCGATCAGGAAGCGACAGGCGTCTTCAACTTCCGCCTGCAGTAG
- a CDS encoding biopolymer transporter ExbD: MRIRLPQTHTTLSAFSYSSLTDIVLLLLIFFLLTSSFIATKSLTVKLPDARNAQATEQGTVTVTLEKSGRILINDTETTAEAFAGQLRALLTEPAKQTIVLAADKEVPFQNAVRIMDEARGLGVARFFISTREAATAP; this comes from the coding sequence ATGAGAATCAGACTTCCGCAGACACACACAACCCTGTCGGCCTTCAGTTACTCGTCGCTGACGGACATCGTACTGTTGTTGCTCATCTTTTTTCTGCTCACCTCGTCGTTCATCGCGACCAAATCCCTGACCGTGAAATTGCCGGATGCGCGGAACGCGCAGGCGACCGAGCAGGGCACGGTGACCGTGACGTTGGAAAAGAGCGGCCGCATTCTGATCAACGACACCGAGACCACGGCGGAGGCCTTCGCGGGGCAACTGCGCGCCCTGCTCACCGAACCCGCGAAACAAACAATCGTGCTTGCGGCGGACAAGGAAGTGCCGTTTCAGAATGCGGTGCGTATCATGGACGAGGCCAGGGGCCTGGGTGTCGCACGGTTTTTCATCTCGACACGCGAGGCGGCGACAGCGCCATGA
- a CDS encoding MotA/TolQ/ExbB proton channel family protein, translating to MTLLDLFLRGGTIMWFILASSILALYIIVQKFIVLSRAKVDGGKFILQIRSVLQGGDISAALSLCAQANTPLASILRSGLLKLKGTSQDVRDAIDAAARNEVYKLERGLGLLASVAGIAPLLGFLGTVTGMIAAFRAVELNQGIVNPTMLASGIWEALITTAYGLIVGIPAYFMYNYFVNRISHFVFETENSCNDFLDIAAADTTRGAQR from the coding sequence ATGACGCTTCTTGATCTTTTCCTTCGCGGAGGAACCATCATGTGGTTCATTCTCGCAAGTTCCATACTGGCACTGTACATCATCGTGCAGAAGTTCATCGTGCTGTCGCGCGCGAAAGTCGACGGCGGCAAATTCATTTTACAGATCCGCAGCGTGCTGCAGGGCGGCGACATCTCCGCGGCGCTGTCGTTGTGCGCGCAAGCAAATACTCCACTCGCGAGCATATTGCGCAGCGGTCTCCTCAAATTGAAGGGCACCTCGCAAGATGTGCGCGACGCCATCGACGCGGCGGCACGCAACGAGGTGTACAAACTCGAGCGTGGACTCGGACTTCTTGCGTCGGTGGCAGGCATCGCCCCCCTCCTCGGTTTCCTCGGCACCGTGACCGGCATGATCGCCGCGTTCCGCGCCGTGGAGTTGAATCAGGGCATCGTGAATCCGACCATGCTTGCCTCGGGCATCTGGGAGGCGCTCATCACAACAGCGTACGGATTGATCGTCGGTATTCCCGCGTATTTCATGTACAACTATTTTGTGAACCGCATCAGCCATTTCGTGTTCGAGACCGAGAATAGCTGCAACGATTTCCTCGACATCGCCGCCGCCGACACCACGCGCGGCGCGCAGCGCTGA